GAATTTCAAATATGGATGGGATCCAGACTATTTTTAAATTCCTCACTAATCAGAAAAATGTCATTGGGTACAGCTTTATGGCTTTGCTAACAGTAGGAGGTGAACGGCTCTTCTCAATTGTTGCTTTCAGATGTCCATGTAGTACTGAAAACTCTGCCTATGGATTGGTCTTTCTTCTTGCCCCAGCCTGGGTGTTACTGATCATTGGGTACTTTTTGAATAGCAGGATGTGGAGACTCTTCACAGGTTGCTGTGTGAACCCTAGAAAAATTTTCCCCAAGGGGAACAGCTGCcatttcttttatgtctttggtCAGATCACTTTAAATGCCCTGGTGGCCCCTATGATGTGGCTTTCTGTGGCTTTGCTCAATGGGACCTTTTATGAATGTGCCATGAGTGGCACTAAGAATCCACATCTCTTGAAGATGATTTGCAAAGACAAGCCCTCTCAATGCAGAGAAGAACTGCATAAAGTAGCTTGTGGCAAAACCAGCATGTCCTCTGCAGACACCCAGGAACTGAAGCTAACTCTACAGGCACAATCTCaggtaagatttaaaaaaaaaaaaaaaaaagacaagctgATTCTCTTCTCAGCGCCTTGCTTTAATGGACTGATTTGttcttcctattctccctgcagTTCATGCTTAGTCTTtcttatgatctcatttgagtctcaggGTCACGGAATTATGTAGAAATGTCAATAAAGCAGCAAAAAGACAAATTCTCATAAGGTTTTTTAGAAAGCCACCTGGCTCAGTGGCAATGACAATTTGTTGTTTGGATTGTCTTTCCCATTTCTGAAAAGAAGACATCCTATTTGTCATGTGCAGGATGTTCCCAAAGTctcagtacagttttaagctattaaaacttagaTGCCCAAGTACTTTATAGCAACCTCTCTGGGTTTATTgtgtaaataataaataactatGAAACATGGCAGGAATTAGTGTTAATGGCAGAGCTTGTAACTGGAAACCTCTAACTTCTGACCagacaattctgtttttaaaagcttgcttcccagaaaaaaaaaaaaagcttatctGGAGTCTGTTCAGTTATTGTCATGGAGTTGAGCCAAATAAAGGCCAGCTTTCCAAAGCTGGATCAGATCTCCTATTCTGAAtgctctttatgtctaaatcatgaatTTCAATAACACAGAAAACTACAGAACCATTATTCAGTGTTCCCTGAATGAGCTGATATCCCCACGTTGTTTTAAATACAGGAAACCTCCAGTGAAAGGAAA
The DNA window shown above is from Notamacropus eugenii isolate mMacEug1 chromosome 2, mMacEug1.pri_v2, whole genome shotgun sequence and carries:
- the CALHM5 gene encoding calcium homeostasis modulator protein 5, producing MDGIQTIFKFLTNQKNVIGYSFMALLTVGGERLFSIVAFRCPCSTENSAYGLVFLLAPAWVLLIIGYFLNSRMWRLFTGCCVNPRKIFPKGNSCHFFYVFGQITLNALVAPMMWLSVALLNGTFYECAMSGTKNPHLLKMICKDKPSQCREELHKVACGKTSMSSADTQELKLTLQAQSQILGWCVVSMAAFFSLLTTCYVRCRSKVSHLQMKFWRTYADQEKEQFEKTFRDYAARLSERNLKCFFENKKPDAFPMPTFEAWEAASELYSFNRTQQHYSTLHRVVEDGQGILSEEIETSLDFVDNRVVV